A region of the Culex quinquefasciatus strain JHB chromosome 1, VPISU_Cqui_1.0_pri_paternal, whole genome shotgun sequence genome:
cgaaaacccagcccaattatttaatcttgaggctgattccagtgactataaaaatgcagggatcgagtctccctaaacgcacatttataaacaattgattgtaaaaatagtatgacgataaatttaacgtcaaatgcgtaagcgttttggagttgatatgtttttcaaacaattcatgtataaaccatatttttttgaatttttttttgagtgttttctatacttatcaaaacaaagaaaaaagatctcttggaagttttttgcagcactttttataaaatgtgaGTAACTcaatcgaaacatttttttatttttttctttgtttttctaCAAtgacaactttctagaacaaagctaattgctGACGAGATagaggcttgggatcaagtgtccccggggatcaagtctccccactctcccctaaggataaacgcataaatgagcttgacatttcagtcaagtaggtttcccatactgatgggctacatatttcagggtgtaaaatcacataaaaatgccaaaaatattgcaatatttattttacacccaggcctttaaCACGCAagtggattactacttttttagctgtgttatCACACACTGAGTCGATTTGTATAAAtgacggtaggtctaggaggtctaattaaaaagttcatttttcgagtgattttatagcctttcctcagtagtgcgaggaaggcaaaaaaaaactccggaaatttacaaaattgctaTACAGGTATTATTTCAATCAGATCAGATAATGGAAATGGAAGgtgccaaccacctaagggtggatgaAGTATCGTTTTATATTTAGATTTCATTTTTGTGACAAAGCACATGTTTTAAGGTGTTTTTTTCATGGATATTTTTTCCTGCACGCTTTGTCGTCTAACTTTGGCATCGAATTTTGTAAGCTTAAGTAAAAAATATGTTCGAAAAAATTCTTGTTTTTGTTATCAATCATGGTAAAAACCAAAGTCATGGATGCTTTATGCAACTAGTTAATTTACGGTTTCGGGAAGATCTTCTCCTCCGGGTTGCACAGTCCCGGGTACTTTGGATTGCATCCGGTGGCACACTGCGAGCAAGCGGAACCGGCCACGTAGATCGGCTGGCTCGTAATCTGGGTGATGGCATAGTTGCACACCAGGTTCTGGTTGGTCCACCCATCGCCGTCCACGTACCGAACCATCGCGCAACCCACGGCCGTACACCGGTCCGACACGATCTGGGTAAAGTGACCAATAGCGGGACTAAAAAGAaggtaaatttatgtttttgttgaCATTTACAAAGCACCAAGTAAATTTCTCACCCAGTGTAACCCTTCGGATACGAAGCCATCAGTGCCGGGTTGGCTACGGCATATTCCGAATACCAGTCGTTGATAAAGTCCCGGATCACGTCCGAATCGACATAGTTGGTGTTCTGAAACGCAAGGTTGGCTATATTCTGTCCCGCGTTGGAATACTGCGGCGTGTTACGGCATTTGTCATGCCCATACTGACAACGGCGGACATTGGCCGCGGCAATTGCCGCCAGTTCATTGTCCCAGCGctgaaagaaaaacaacaacacaatcgAAATTATTACCCCGGTTCATTGCTCAAAACGCCTCACCAATGTTGCCATCCGGGCCGCCGACGGGTAGAACGCGCTGGAGGAGTAATTCTGCTGTCCGCTGGCCAAAAAAAGTGGCTTCATGGTGTCGATCTGCTGTCGGACTGATTGCGTTTTAGAATGTGTCTCGTTGTTTTTATATTGTCTCAACGTTGGAGCCTCTTCAAATAATCAAACAGAGACGAATTGGTCCAAAAGGTGGACATaaataatggacgataacttcAGATAACATTCGACAGAAAACGATTCAAGAGAGAAAGTAGAAAGCAATTACCGTAAAAGCTATTATCACTAACTCTGAAAACCACGTTTAAAAGCTGGACACATATTCCTAAACCTCCAAACAATAGAGTATATTCCGAGAACATGACAGTTGAAGTCAGCAAAAATGAGCAGTTGTTAACTGTTCCGCAAAACATTTGTTTGGTttacaaaatattgtttgagGTCTATTTTCGGTTTTCGAAAATAGTTATAGTCCGCAGGGGTGTTTTCCTCcacaaattattttgaaaatgcagaaAACtgaaagtttttcgaaaaaatgaacCTGAAGTGCCTACAGTCATgcaaaatatacaaataaatcTTTAGTTTATAGATTTTTCGATCCAaaaattacagatatttttaatgataatatttaaaaattaaaacaattcagTACAATTCTGTACAACAATTCTTAAGCAGAACGGGACACAtgggtgaatagggacagctgttttagcatTGTTATTGCctaatatttggatatttttagatAAAACAGACAAAGAACAACAAACATACCGCAtcgttttcaatatttgaagctttcaagtgctctaaaaactgtcCCTGTTCAGATTGTTGTCCCGTTTCGCCCGCCCCCACTGCTGTTCTTCTGCGGCTTTAATTTTGACATGATATAGATAAAattcagatttatttttaaggaaaatacaGATCACCCTaaaaataatctggcatcgttgAGTGCCattaacttgaaaactgtgcactttacaaacaaaatgtgtgaattcatttttaattgcaaattttatttcttatATGAAAACACCGATCGATTtttctttgacttttttttttccaaaaatacctattttgaaaaatcagctttaaatatcgaagacaccaaattttatctagtaatctacgccttctacgaccaaatttatagaaagcatctgagcaaaccctcaaaaatccgttttttttttaatgtggcaATTcaaggttaagttttagagaaaagtggtattcaGGGCACTTTTAAAGCtcttaaaacaaacatttttattttttgacaagtcaatttggacttaatctaatctaatctaacacaaacgcagccagtccgatgaaagcatgctggaaagtcttgtgattagattacgccccaagcacttttcttgtctatattaataattgcattacatccgagatcacccgaaaatgtaatacaaaaattaaagcggccagccctactacgttgtgtttaccgcagagaggattctgtgaacggatcacattccacagaatctacaggggaggaaggatgcgtggacataccgtaccaaacgctccggatcagttaggtgtggtttgttagtgtaaatttggcagataattatatttttagggggAAGTGGATTTGGGCAAAATGGGATTAAGGAATGGGAAAGTGAGGAAGGGGTAGGAGGGCTATTGAATTTATAGTATAATAATATAAGGGAATATAATCATTTTGcaaataatgatggaaagctctcaccaagaatcagcaaatcttaaaatcttcgaAAGACACAGCCAGATTGTGTCCCAACCTGCAGCTCTTAAGTTCTTAGGAGCCGCCAATCCGGCCGCATCAAATCAGCCAAGATTTCCTCGTCATCTGCGCGATTGAGGCTCTATCCCAGGTCAGCGACGTCTTCCCGGACATGCAGCAACGCAACGCGAATCCCGGATATCTCCACTATCTCCACCTTGTCCACTGCCACTCACAAGTTCGTCTAGAACTAGCCGATAAGAATTTGACGGAAATCctcagaagacgaaaaaaacgcggagcgaaaaatcaaacaaacctttgacaagtcaatttggacttaagggtcaaaagttacagcgattttatggtaaaaaagatgcaaatttaaaacttaaatatctcgaaaaggcacCCCCATAAGGTTTTCCCCTCGAAAaggtcccataaggttttcccttgagaatcatactttttcaaatgaagatatctcgagtttaaagaaaaacacccctgggTTTTTCCAGCGTTTGTAGTGTTGCATCTCCTCCTTCAAATGCATCCTGGTGCTTAAAAtgtggcttgcgccttttcgagatatttatgttttaaatttgcatcttttttaccttaaaatcgctataacttttgacccttacgtccaaattgacttgaccaaaacataaaaaaggttgttttttagagctttaAAAGTGCCCtgaataccacttttctctcaAACTTAACCCTAagttgccacgttcaaaaaactgacttttgaaggtttgctcagatgatttctataaacttggtcgtagaaggcgtagattacgagataaaatgttggtgtcttcgacaaagttgcttggattggcaagcccaacaattttctagaagaaaaaaaaattccaaaaatattcctgaaaagtttgattttcacCACCACCCTAATTTCCAATCAAACCATAATCAAATCCATTTtcgacttaattttgcgatatgGACCACTAGGGTGtgatatggttgtatggaaaaaaaagttgtccaaatttagctagcacagcaactttttggttccttatagggttcttaacaactccccaaattttggtaacgattggttaagtccccactttgcgcaaagtgattcaattttccatacaaatttttacagcaaaaatattttttttgaattatgatatttaaaaaatctacgttttacgctatatcaaaaccggattcatattcagatgctctggaatgtgctctacaaaaagatacagcgtgttcaaaacccgtctaaaacgtgttttttgatcgaaaatcacgttttagacgagttttgaggacgctgtatcttctttcaggagcaagttagcaccatactctcttcgagaaagttgtagagcacattccagagcatccgaatatgaatccggttttagtatagcgtgaaacttagatttttaaatatcaaaatcaaaaaaaaaatttcccatacaaatttgtatggaaaattgaattgctttgcgcaaagtgaggactaaaccaatcgttcccaaactttggggggttgtttaggaccccaaaagggactaaaataatgctgtgctggaaaatcgtttttgatattacaccctaatggaccactgtgtattgttttcacGTTGTTATTGGAGTGTTGGTAATAGTCGGACACAATCGCCAAAGATTAGGATACCTTCATTAAGGGGTGATACTGAGCCTGACTTTAGGACAAAGTGATTTTctaccatttttaaaatagtgtaagCAAGGCACCTGGTTATTTTcattatgtttaaatcattaaattttacatGTATTCCCATCCGATAAAAATGACTCCATAGGGCGTGTTCTGCAATGGAATTCATTAAATTTCCGTTTGAAGTGGAATCACTCGATTATGATGATGATTATGATTGACCgcaaatttcttgaaaaatctgATGATTCAAATTATcacaatcaattttaaatggaaaaaaattaccTGGCATTCTCCACCAGGAGAAATTAattcattctggaaattttgcCACACTTTGTGTCACTTGAGCATTCCTGGTACGAATTTCCGGGAGCGTGATTGAGAATGTCTGACAGGAAGGACGTTGGCGACGTCACTACCGGGAAGCAGTGTTATTTGGTTCATTTAATTTGCGACCTCCAACGCCGTCATGCTCTTGGGAAGCTTTGGAGAATGCAATTGTGCAccgagaaaataaataaatattgatctttaaaattttaatataagtTGACAAAAGTAAATAGTATCAATCATGATTTACTTGAATTAaaagcaagattttttttgtccaatttttcaaactttcaaaaaaggaACCTCTCTTTTTTTCCACTTTCATTTTCCGCGTGAAAAGCTCGACAAAATTCCCGCCGGCCAGCAGAACGAatgaaaaattgcataaatatGAACTCCAACGGGGCCGGAATAACCGGAGGTGGCATTGTGAAATGGTTTGCGTCCTCAAGTGAGAAAAAAATGCCACCCGACTGGCCTTAACTGTTGAAACaggacacaaaaaaaatgaacgcGGAAATGAAAATTAAGGCACATCGTGATAATTGCGAGcacatagagagagagagaaagcgaAGCCAGTGAAACCATTAAAATGCATATAAATATTAAatctttgagtttttttttgtaaagccgAAATAAGCAAATGCgcatttcaaataaaacaatttttcataatatgctaaaaacaaatttcctgccagaaatattgaaataaataaaagaaatttttcgcataataaatatcacaaaaaaaagttcagctATCCTTCAAAGTgacttaattttacctctgcTGTGGCCACAACTGCCATTGAACTTGCCGACAAAGCGTCAATTCGGTGGCCATGCCACAGCAACACAATGCGGTCAACCACTCAATCCTTAATTGACCTTAGCCACACCACCTCAGTTCAATCAACCTTGAACCTTggacgaaataaaaaaagagaaaaaaaacatgcatagTAAGTTgacgcaaaaatatttttttaaactaattaaacgcaattattttcaatagcaatttacatatttaaaaaaaactcaacagaTTAACACTGATTCTTGTTTCAACGGGTTAACGTTACCATAATGACTATCATTGATCTGCCTCAATTCAAGTTGCATCGTGTCAAAATGAAGCACGTAACTAAACAAAAAGTCATTGTGAAAATTGTGGAacgaaacactcaaaatttaattaaaaaattggaccttttcacaacaaaaaactctggaaaCATATACTAACAGTGtttcctgctcacgtcagttgatatTTACACAAAATGGGCAGTTTGTAAATATCTTGTttagttgaaaatgtttacatTAGTCGGAAATGTACGCGTGTCAAACGTCTTCTGACTAAATTTCCTTTGTCCAGTTGTCGCACGTGCAGCCATTTTCAGGGTGTATCAAGAAAACAcgtcgaattttggggatctgtgaagctACACCAAATGGCATTCTTAACTAAAATAGCACGAGCACGATGAATTGAGAACTAAGCTtgtattgttttgaaatgtttgttttggttagaaaacaattgttttgttttattttggaaCATTAAGGTGATGTAGAGCgagacatcaccttaaaatgttCCGAAAAGACGAACAAAATCGCACAAGTACCCGGAAAGGCCCACGGGTACGTACAAGTTACCTGTGGCACACATACAATCTCACACTCACATGCGAACTCTCTGATGAATTATGGAACAGCACGAACTGTACGACCGGGGCTTAACGGGGGAACTGGTGTACGGCAGCTTCGAGCGAGTTCAGGGACCTTTCCGCAGTCATGCAAAAGTTTCGGCCCGGTTTATGTGTGAGTATGGCACGTGAAGGTTATTAGGTCACACACTCACCACGCAGGGTGGGGGATCACGCGATAAGCCCAAAGTGGGTCAAGGCCGTTTGGGTGAGGCTTTCGGGGGCACTTGAAGGTCAACTATGCTCGTGGAATTACCCTTGGTTTTTCAGCTTTTACGATTTAGCAATGGGTGGGCGAGCAAATCAATATCGAGAAATGGtcatgaagttcaacttcaGTTGATCCAACAAGAGTGTGGCGTAGGTGGAATGGCTtttcggacttgattgcaaaTAACTTGGAAGGTTTAACTAAGAAGTTCAATCAAATTTATTGTTTATGTGTTGAATAAGGAGAGAAAGCGGACAACCAGCTGAGTTGTGAGGATAtttaatttcatgaaaacaaaacaacaatgaAGATTCTCTGATGAAGCCAATTGTAATGAAAACGATGGAGAAGTAGCGGAAAGATGACAACCCAGGGAGTTATTTCTTGAAGCAAAGTCGACAAAACACCTTTTTTGTTCAAGGTTGCGATCAAATTCGGTCCCAGAGAACCGAACCAATCATTACTGTATATCTGTCTGTGTATATTATTTGCTCATATTTACAACAAGAATTGCTTTCCGGTTTTGTTTGGAATAGTTTGAAAACACTACCAataatcaaataaacaaatgcAGCGTTTTCTTCCTCTCGTTGAGTGATTAAAACCAAGCTTGCGCTAGTGCCCGCTAGGTGTCTCACTCGGAAGAGAGAAGAAAGCTCTGCGACTGGTAGAGAGAGAAATGGAGAGGGTGGGTTTTACAAACAGTGAAGAAATAACCCAAAACTTTAAAGAACAACGAACAAGGAACTGCTCCCCCCCTCTGATTGGGGAGGGCCAGTTCTGGCAGTATGTATATAGCGGCGGTCGGGACGTCCGTCCATCGGTACTACGTGGTTCCAACGGCGGCGGGAGACGGCCCGGAGCTGCTCGAGTCTAGGTTGGAGTCCTCCTCTACAACGGCTGGAAGACCTGGGTGGAGTTGGGACctgtgctgttgctgttgctgctgctgctggggatTCTGGGCATCACCAGCTGCTGTCGAGTGGGAGATAGATGTTGCTGAAGTCGTTGCTTCCGGGGGCTTCCCGGCAGACTGCTGAGGCTGACCTTCCGCGGACTTCCCTGTGGACGACAACAGTGACAAGTGAGTGG
Encoded here:
- the LOC6033015 gene encoding venom allergen 3 homolog — protein: MKPLFLASGQQNYSSSAFYPSAARMATLRWDNELAAIAAANVRRCQYGHDKCRNTPQYSNAGQNIANLAFQNTNYVDSDVIRDFINDWYSEYAVANPALMASYPKGYTGPAIGHFTQIVSDRCTAVGCAMVRYVDGDGWTNQNLVCNYAITQITSQPIYVAGSACSQCATGCNPKYPGLCNPEEKIFPKP